GGCCGCCGCGTGTCGAAACGGTCTCAGCGAGCAGGCCACTGACTTTGTGATCGTTCAAATACACATCATTGGGCCACTTGATGCGCGGCTGCAGCGGCAGTTCGGCCTCGATGGCCTTGCAGATGGCCAGGGCGGCCAGCGTGGTGATGCGGGGCCATTTTTCGAGTGTTGCGGCGGGTTGCAGCAGCAGCGAAAACATCAAATCCTTGCCACGCGGGGCGATCCAGCGGTTGTCGCGGCGTCCGCGGCCTGCGGTTTGCGATTCGGTGAAGACGACGGTGCCGACGGGCAGTTCGGCGGCGCGTTGTTTGAGCCAGTCACTGGTGGAAGCGACTTCCTCCAGCACCGTGACGTGCCACGGCAGCGTGGGATCGTTCAGGGCGGTGACGTCGAGTGGGATCATGTGGGCAAGATGAATGGAGGACAGAACAAAGCCACGCCGGTCAATTTTTTTCTGCCAGAAGGGAGCCTGAAACTCCTTGCCAAAGAACGGGTGAATCAGGTATTTAGCAAAAAAGCCCTCAGAGAAGATTAATTCGATGACGGTGCGCTGGCGGTTTCACCGGCCTGAATACAATTTCATCACCGCCAAAATCACTACCCTCACCACCCATCGCAAAGAAATCCAGCTCGCGACCGACCATGCCTGGGGCCTGGCGCAAAGACAACATCGAATCCATCCGCAAAGCCTTTCTGCTGCCCGTGGACCGGCCTTTGAGTGATTGATCCGCAGCGTAATCTGCCGTATCTGCCTGCATCATGTCGGAACCAGTTCCAGCACCTCCGTCAGCCCGCAGATTCAAGGTGGCGTTTGAAACCGTTACTTGGGGCCAGCGGATTGATGACCTGGACTACATGTGCCAAGTCCTCCAGGCCTGCGGCTACAAAGGCATCGAAATCGCGCAGAATCCGCAAAACATCTTTATCCGGGAAGATGGGAAATTAAAAGAAATAGGCCCTATCGATACCTTGGTGGAGAGGTGCGCGCGCTACGATATTGAGGTCATCGGGCTCGTCGGCGGCACCTTGGAAGAGCGCGTAGCGTATCTTGGCAAGCGGCGTGACATTTACCTTTACCTCGATTCATGGCCAGAGGATGCGTGGAAGTATCTTGTTCAGGAGAAACCCATCACGCTGGTGATTCACCCGCATTGGCTCATGCCCATCCGCAGGCGCAGCCAAGTGGAGGAACTCTTCGAGAAGGTGCATAAGGAAGTCTGTGAGCACTTCATGCGCATTTCGAAGAAGAAGCAATCTTCAGAGATGGAGGCTATTCAGGACGCTCTAGAGAAAACCACGGAGGCATGCGAAAATTTGCGTTTGATTGTGGACACGGCTCATGCCGTCATCGCGGAGGACAATCCGGTGGCGTTTGTTAAAGACTGCTTGTGTGATCAAGCAGAGGTGACCGGCATCAAAAGCCCGCTGTTTGGGAAATTACAAAACGTGCATCTGAAAGGGTGG
The Prosthecobacter sp. genome window above contains:
- a CDS encoding biotin--[acetyl-CoA-carboxylase] ligase, whose product is MIPLDVTALNDPTLPWHVTVLEEVASTSDWLKQRAAELPVGTVVFTESQTAGRGRRDNRWIAPRGKDLMFSLLLQPAATLEKWPRITTLAALAICKAIEAELPLQPRIKWPNDVYLNDHKVSGLLAETVSTRGGLFLVLGIGLNVNTREFAPGLAATSLLKELNSPALPELDRNSLAQRLLAALHEELQRLENDFSSAVAEVRMRSWLLGRQIRAQAPQGEVFGRVLDLNEEGHLILEFADGSTHALTSADEVRDVKA